In Bacillus cereus ATCC 14579, a single window of DNA contains:
- a CDS encoding MarR family winged helix-turn-helix transcriptional regulator yields MTEDSLHLDNQLCFSIYACSREVTRFYRPYLEEMGITYPQYITLLVLWEQDGLTVKEIGERLFLDSGTLTPMLKRMESLKLVKRVRSKEDERKVCIELTEQGKDLKEKACSLPTTMATNLGITEQEYRSLLIQLNKLIDTMKTINDGKGE; encoded by the coding sequence ATGACAGAAGACTCTTTGCATCTAGATAACCAACTTTGTTTTTCTATTTACGCCTGCTCTAGAGAGGTTACTCGTTTTTATCGACCTTATTTAGAAGAAATGGGTATTACGTATCCCCAGTACATTACTTTACTCGTACTATGGGAGCAAGATGGACTAACAGTAAAAGAAATTGGAGAACGTCTATTTTTAGATTCTGGTACGTTAACACCTATGTTAAAACGTATGGAATCATTAAAACTTGTAAAACGTGTTCGTTCCAAAGAAGACGAGCGAAAAGTTTGTATTGAATTAACAGAACAGGGCAAAGATTTAAAGGAAAAGGCTTGTTCATTACCGACAACGATGGCTACAAACTTAGGAATTACAGAGCAAGAATATCGCTCTTTATTAATTCAACTAAATAAACTGATTGACACAATGAAAACAATTAATGATGGAAAAGGGGAATAA
- the lonB gene encoding ATP-dependent protease LonB, with protein sequence MSWTNIFLVVQLVFGVIVGLYFWHLLRNQRTQKVSIDRESKKELEQLRKMREISLTEPLAEKVRPTTFLDIVGQEDGIKSLKAALCGPNPQHVIIYGPPGVGKTAAARLVLEEAKRNPKSPFRTNATFIELDATTARFDERGIADPLIGSVHDPIYQGAGAMGQAGIPQPKKGAVTDAHGGILFIDEIGELHPIQMNKMLKVLEDRKVFLESAYYSEENTMIPTYIHDIFQKGLPADFRLVGATTRSPEEIPPAIRSRCLEVFFRELDTEEIQKVAKNAAEKVEMQIGENGIEMIGMYARNGREAINLVQISAGMAINEERSFIKDEDIEWVVHSSQLTPKYEKRIYPIPRIGLVNGLAVYGPNTGALLEIEVTAIKAKDKGSVNVTGIVEEESIGSQTKSIRRKSMAKGSVDNVLTVLRSLDVLPEGYDIHINFPGGIPIDGPSAGIAMATGVYSAVHRTYVNNEVAMTGEISIHGEVKPIGGVYAKIKAAKKAGAKKVIIPAENMQPFLYTIKGIEIIPVRKLKEVFELTFMQENMHRELDVHTKVDETDAQSM encoded by the coding sequence ATGAGCTGGACAAATATATTTTTAGTTGTTCAACTTGTTTTTGGTGTAATTGTCGGATTGTATTTCTGGCATTTACTTCGAAATCAACGAACACAAAAAGTTTCAATTGATCGAGAATCGAAAAAAGAATTAGAACAGCTTCGTAAAATGCGTGAGATTTCTTTAACAGAGCCGCTAGCAGAAAAGGTGCGTCCTACAACCTTTTTAGATATTGTAGGGCAAGAGGACGGAATTAAGTCGTTAAAAGCGGCTCTTTGTGGTCCGAATCCGCAACATGTAATCATATATGGCCCGCCAGGTGTTGGGAAAACAGCGGCAGCACGTCTTGTATTAGAAGAAGCGAAACGAAATCCTAAATCTCCATTTCGTACGAATGCAACATTTATTGAACTTGATGCGACAACAGCTCGGTTTGATGAACGTGGTATCGCAGACCCTTTAATAGGTTCGGTGCATGATCCGATTTATCAAGGTGCTGGGGCGATGGGGCAAGCAGGTATTCCGCAACCGAAAAAAGGTGCTGTAACAGATGCACATGGTGGTATTTTGTTTATTGATGAGATTGGCGAGCTCCATCCGATTCAAATGAACAAAATGTTAAAGGTGTTAGAAGATCGAAAAGTATTTTTAGAAAGTGCGTACTATAGTGAAGAAAATACGATGATCCCAACATATATACATGATATTTTCCAAAAAGGCTTACCGGCAGATTTTCGCTTAGTTGGAGCAACGACACGTTCGCCAGAGGAAATTCCTCCTGCTATTCGGTCACGTTGCTTAGAAGTATTTTTCCGTGAATTAGATACGGAAGAAATTCAAAAAGTAGCGAAAAATGCCGCGGAAAAAGTGGAAATGCAAATAGGTGAAAATGGTATTGAAATGATCGGGATGTATGCAAGGAATGGACGAGAAGCGATTAATCTCGTGCAAATCTCTGCTGGTATGGCGATAAATGAAGAACGTTCTTTCATTAAGGATGAAGATATAGAGTGGGTTGTTCACTCAAGTCAGCTTACACCGAAATATGAAAAGCGCATTTATCCGATTCCAAGGATTGGTCTTGTAAATGGTCTTGCTGTATACGGACCAAATACAGGTGCGTTATTAGAAATTGAAGTAACAGCAATCAAGGCGAAAGATAAAGGATCGGTAAATGTTACCGGAATTGTGGAAGAAGAAAGTATTGGTAGTCAAACGAAATCGATTCGTCGTAAAAGTATGGCGAAAGGCTCTGTTGATAATGTATTAACAGTACTTCGTTCTTTAGATGTGTTGCCAGAAGGATATGATATACATATTAATTTTCCAGGTGGTATCCCGATTGATGGCCCTTCTGCAGGAATCGCTATGGCAACAGGTGTATATTCTGCGGTACACCGCACATATGTAAATAATGAAGTAGCGATGACAGGGGAAATAAGTATACACGGAGAAGTAAAGCCTATTGGTGGCGTATACGCAAAAATAAAAGCTGCGAAAAAAGCGGGAGCTAAGAAAGTCATTATTCCTGCTGAAAATATGCAACCATTTTTGTATACGATCAAGGGAATTGAAATTATTCCTGTCCGTAAGTTAAAAGAAGTATTTGAGTTAACGTTTATGCAAGAAAATATGCATAGAGAGCTAGATGTACATACTAAGGTAGACGAAACTGATGCACAATCTATGTGA
- a CDS encoding organic hydroperoxide resistance protein, translating into MDKLYTASVTATGGRNGKVVSDDGILNLDVKMPKALGGAGGEATNPEQLFAAGYAACFDSALQLVIRTKRVKVESTEVTAHVSIGKDTDGGFGLSAVLDVHVAGVSHSEAQELVEAAHGVCPYSKATRGNIEVTLNVR; encoded by the coding sequence ATGGATAAATTATATACTGCTTCAGTAACAGCAACAGGTGGAAGAAATGGGAAAGTAGTTTCAGATGATGGCATATTAAATCTTGATGTAAAAATGCCGAAAGCACTAGGTGGTGCAGGCGGAGAAGCAACAAATCCAGAACAACTATTTGCAGCTGGTTATGCAGCTTGTTTCGATAGTGCATTACAACTTGTCATTCGTACAAAACGTGTGAAAGTAGAAAGTACAGAAGTAACTGCTCACGTTTCTATCGGAAAAGATACAGATGGTGGTTTCGGCCTATCTGCTGTACTTGATGTACATGTGGCTGGCGTTTCACATAGCGAAGCACAAGAACTTGTAGAAGCGGCTCACGGTGTATGTCCTTACTCGAAAGCAACACGAGGAAATATTGAAGTTACATTAAACGTACGCTAA
- the ysxC gene encoding ribosome biogenesis GTP-binding protein YsxC, which yields MKVTKADIVISAVKPEQYPDSDLPEIALAGRSNVGKSSFINKILNRKKLVRISSKPGKTQTLNFFLINEMMHFVDVPGYGYAKVSKSERAAWGKMIETYFTTREQLDAAVLVVDLRHQPTSDDVMMYDFLKHYEIPTIIIATKADKIPKGKWQKHLKVVKETLAVEIGDEIVLFSSETGLGKEEAWKAIHKFTKTKNA from the coding sequence ATGAAAGTAACAAAAGCAGATATTGTAATTAGTGCTGTTAAACCAGAACAATATCCAGACAGTGATTTACCAGAAATTGCATTAGCAGGTCGTTCAAATGTGGGGAAGTCTTCCTTTATTAATAAAATTTTAAATCGTAAAAAGTTAGTACGTATTTCTTCTAAACCAGGAAAAACGCAAACGCTGAACTTTTTCTTAATCAATGAGATGATGCACTTTGTTGACGTTCCAGGTTATGGATATGCGAAAGTATCTAAATCGGAGCGCGCTGCATGGGGGAAAATGATTGAAACGTACTTTACAACGCGTGAACAATTAGACGCAGCTGTATTAGTAGTTGATTTACGTCACCAACCAACAAGTGATGACGTGATGATGTATGATTTCTTAAAGCATTATGAAATCCCAACAATTATTATTGCGACGAAAGCCGATAAAATTCCGAAAGGGAAATGGCAAAAGCATTTAAAAGTTGTAAAAGAAACGCTTGCTGTTGAAATTGGCGATGAAATTGTTCTATTCTCTTCTGAAACAGGACTTGGAAAAGAAGAAGCGTGGAAAGCAATTCATAAATTTACAAAAACAAAAAACGCGTGA
- the lon gene encoding endopeptidase La: protein MSSMNTNERIVPLLPLRGVLVYPTMVLHLDVGRDKSIQALEQAAMDENIIFLAMQKEMNIDDPKEDDIYSVGTVAKVKQMLKLPNGTLRVLVEGLHRAEVIEFIEEENVVQVSIKTVTEEVEDDLEEKALMRTLLEHFEQYIKVSKKVSNETFATVADVEEPGRLADLIASHLPIKTKQKQEILEIVSVKERLQTLISIIQDEQELLSLEKKIGQKVKRSMERTQKEYFLREQMKAIQTELGDKEGKGGEVEELREKIEQSGMPEETMKAALKELDRYEKLPASSAESGVIRNYIDWLLALPWTEATEDIIDLAHSEEILNNDHYGLEKVKERVLEYLAVQKLTNSLKGPILCLVGPPGVGKTSLARSIATSLNRNFVRVSLGGVRDESEIRGHRRTYVGAMPGRIIQGMKKAKTVNPVFLLDEIDKMSNDFRGDPSAALLEVLDPEQNHNFSDHYIEEPYDLSKVMFVATANTLSSIPGPLLDRMEIISIAGYTELEKVHIAREHLLPKQLKEHGLRKGNLQVRDEALLEIIRYYTREAGVRTLERQIAKVCRKVAKIIVTAERKRIVVTEKKIVDLLGKHIFRYGQAEKTDQVGMATGLAYTAAGGDTLAIEVSVAPGKGKLILTGKLGDVMKESAQAAFSYIRSRAEELQIDPNFHEKNDIHIHVPEGAVPKDGPSAGITMATALISALTGIPVSKEVGMTGEITLRGRVLPIGGLKEKTLSAHRAGLTKIILPAENEKDLDDIPESVKENLTFVLASHLDEVLEHALVGVKQ, encoded by the coding sequence ATGTCTAGTATGAATACGAACGAAAGAATCGTGCCCCTCCTACCATTAAGAGGCGTTCTCGTATATCCAACGATGGTTTTGCATCTTGATGTAGGACGTGATAAATCGATACAAGCACTAGAGCAGGCGGCAATGGATGAAAATATCATCTTTTTAGCAATGCAAAAAGAAATGAATATCGATGATCCGAAAGAAGATGACATATATAGTGTAGGTACGGTGGCGAAAGTGAAGCAAATGTTAAAATTGCCGAACGGTACGCTTCGTGTCCTTGTGGAAGGTTTACATAGAGCAGAAGTAATAGAGTTTATCGAAGAAGAAAATGTAGTACAAGTGTCGATTAAAACGGTAACTGAAGAAGTAGAAGATGATTTAGAAGAGAAAGCTCTTATGCGTACGTTACTGGAGCATTTCGAACAATATATTAAAGTTTCGAAAAAAGTTTCAAATGAAACATTTGCAACGGTAGCTGATGTGGAAGAACCAGGGAGATTAGCTGATCTAATTGCTTCTCACTTGCCGATTAAAACGAAGCAGAAACAAGAGATTCTAGAGATTGTATCTGTAAAAGAACGATTACAAACACTTATTTCAATTATTCAAGATGAACAAGAGTTACTTAGCCTAGAAAAGAAAATTGGGCAAAAAGTGAAACGTTCCATGGAGCGCACGCAAAAAGAATATTTCTTACGTGAGCAAATGAAGGCGATTCAAACTGAACTTGGCGACAAAGAAGGCAAGGGCGGAGAAGTAGAAGAACTTCGTGAGAAAATTGAACAGTCAGGAATGCCGGAAGAAACAATGAAGGCTGCGCTGAAAGAATTAGATCGTTATGAAAAGTTACCAGCAAGTTCTGCGGAGAGTGGTGTTATTCGCAATTATATTGATTGGTTATTAGCGCTTCCGTGGACAGAGGCAACAGAAGATATAATTGATCTTGCTCATTCGGAAGAGATTTTAAATAACGATCATTACGGTCTTGAAAAAGTGAAAGAGCGTGTACTTGAATATTTAGCTGTACAGAAGTTAACGAATTCATTAAAAGGACCTATCCTTTGTTTAGTAGGCCCTCCTGGGGTCGGCAAAACTTCGTTAGCGCGTTCAATTGCAACATCATTGAATCGTAACTTCGTCCGTGTATCTCTTGGTGGTGTGCGTGATGAATCTGAAATTCGTGGTCACCGCCGTACATATGTTGGAGCAATGCCAGGACGCATTATTCAAGGTATGAAAAAGGCGAAAACAGTTAATCCAGTCTTCTTATTAGATGAGATTGATAAAATGTCTAACGATTTCCGTGGAGATCCATCAGCGGCATTACTTGAAGTATTAGATCCAGAACAAAACCATAACTTCAGTGATCATTACATTGAAGAACCATATGATCTATCAAAAGTTATGTTTGTAGCAACTGCTAATACACTTTCAAGTATTCCAGGTCCATTACTTGACCGTATGGAAATCATTTCGATTGCTGGCTATACAGAACTTGAAAAAGTACACATTGCTCGTGAGCATTTATTGCCGAAACAATTAAAAGAACATGGCTTACGAAAAGGTAATTTACAAGTGCGTGATGAAGCGCTGCTTGAGATTATTCGTTATTATACACGTGAGGCTGGTGTTCGTACGCTAGAGCGCCAAATTGCAAAAGTTTGCCGTAAAGTAGCGAAGATTATCGTTACAGCAGAACGTAAACGTATCGTTGTGACAGAGAAAAAGATTGTTGATTTACTTGGTAAACACATATTCCGTTATGGGCAAGCTGAAAAAACAGACCAAGTTGGTATGGCAACAGGTCTAGCTTACACAGCAGCAGGCGGCGATACACTTGCCATTGAAGTTTCTGTAGCGCCAGGAAAAGGGAAACTAATTTTAACAGGGAAACTTGGGGATGTTATGAAAGAATCAGCACAAGCTGCGTTTAGTTATATACGTTCTCGTGCAGAAGAGCTTCAGATCGATCCGAATTTCCATGAGAAAAATGATATTCATATTCACGTTCCAGAAGGAGCAGTTCCAAAAGACGGACCGTCAGCAGGTATTACGATGGCAACGGCACTTATTTCTGCGCTAACAGGTATTCCTGTAAGTAAAGAAGTCGGTATGACAGGTGAAATTACACTTCGTGGTCGTGTATTACCAATTGGTGGTTTAAAAGAAAAAACATTAAGTGCTCACCGCGCAGGCTTAACAAAAATTATTTTGCCAGCAGAAAACGAGAAAGATTTAGATGATATTCCAGAGAGCGTAAAAGAAAACCTTACGTTTGTGCTTGCATCTCATTTAGATGAAGTATTGGAGCACGCATTAGTAGGAGTGAAACAATGA